AAGTGGTTCACAAACAACGAGTTTTGGGAGCATAACCTGGGATGCGCCATCGCCTCGCGAAACCTGGCCAAGGCCATGGGGGTGGGGGCATTACAGGTGGAGGAATATTTTGTGGCCGGGCTTGTGCATGACATGGGCAAAGGGGCGCTCATCCACAAGCTTGGGAAGGAAGACTCTGAAACGATATACAATCCGGAGTATGAACCGGCCAGCCCGCGCCATGAGGTGGAAAAAGAGATGCTGGGAATGTCCCATGGGGAGATAAGCGGCATAATCGCCCAGAAGTGGAAATTCCCTGAATCGCTGGCCGCCGCCATAGCGTTCCATCACAATCCAATGGAAGCGCCGGCGGAGCACAGAAAACTGGCGCTTACCGTCCGTATCGCCGACCATTGTTGCCACTTGCTAAAAATCGGTATTCAAACCACAATGAATCTTGGTAATATCACCCGCGAGGAATGGGGATCGTTTACGATGAAACCCGAGGATGTGAAAAACACCCTCACCGGCCTTCCGGAAGCGGTGGAAAGCGCCAGGGATTTCCTCACGGACGTTAAAAAGAAATAAAAGGCGGTACTTAAGAAGCATGCAGATCCAATTTTGGGGCGTGCGCGGCTCCATTCCCGCGCCGGGGCCGGACACTTCGCAGTTCGGCGGCAACACTCCGTGCGTGGAGGTGCGCAACAGCGGCGAACCGTTGATAATCCTTGACGCGGGAACCGGGATAAGAAAGCTTGGGCTGGACATTCTAAAGG
The Nitrospinota bacterium genome window above contains:
- a CDS encoding HDOD domain-containing protein; translated protein: MKIISLANDPKSSPTDLVNAVTMDPNLTARILKLINSAYFGNRGVASVNRAVMLLGFNTIKNIALSVAVTSTIKVRDDFKWFTNNEFWEHNLGCAIASRNLAKAMGVGALQVEEYFVAGLVHDMGKGALIHKLGKEDSETIYNPEYEPASPRHEVEKEMLGMSHGEISGIIAQKWKFPESLAAAIAFHHNPMEAPAEHRKLALTVRIADHCCHLLKIGIQTTMNLGNITREEWGSFTMKPEDVKNTLTGLPEAVESARDFLTDVKKK